In Alicyclobacillus macrosporangiidus CPP55, a single window of DNA contains:
- a CDS encoding VOC family protein yields the protein MMTVRFELFVRDVGKSVDFYVRALGFSPGKQSEKYSVLRNGNVQIGLGRLSDLPTDHPLQLRHADERVGVGVEIVLEVDDVEALYKKVQDFGYPIQDALTVRPWGLRDFRICDPDGYYLRITSKD from the coding sequence ATGATGACGGTCCGGTTCGAGCTTTTTGTGCGGGATGTTGGGAAGTCGGTCGACTTTTACGTCCGTGCTTTGGGGTTTTCTCCTGGCAAACAAAGTGAGAAATACAGCGTATTGAGAAATGGCAATGTTCAAATTGGCTTGGGGCGTTTATCGGACCTTCCCACAGATCACCCCCTTCAATTACGACATGCCGATGAGAGAGTGGGAGTTGGAGTCGAAATCGTCTTGGAGGTCGACGACGTCGAAGCCCTTTACAAGAAGGTGCAGGACTTCGGCTATCCGATTCAGGATGCTCTCACGGTTCGTCCATGGGGATTGAGGGATTTCCGGATTTGTGACCCGGACGGTTATTATCTGCGGATCACGTCGAAAGACTAA
- a CDS encoding type II toxin-antitoxin system HicB family antitoxin, with the protein MSRQKDLEYYLSLPYRIVLYPAQEGGFVAEIPDLPGCLTQADTLEEIHEMIEDAKRAWIEAALEEGIPVPEPTHGDDYSGRFVVRMPKSLHRALAEAAERENVSLNQYVVYQLARSVGASTRSTR; encoded by the coding sequence ATGAGTCGGCAGAAGGATTTGGAATACTACTTGAGTCTTCCGTATCGAATCGTGCTTTACCCCGCCCAAGAAGGCGGGTTCGTAGCGGAAATTCCTGATCTCCCCGGGTGTTTGACGCAGGCGGACACCCTGGAGGAAATCCATGAAATGATTGAAGACGCCAAACGAGCCTGGATTGAGGCTGCCTTGGAAGAGGGAATTCCTGTACCAGAACCTACGCACGGTGATGATTACTCGGGACGCTTTGTGGTACGCATGCCAAAGTCACTGCACCGTGCACTTGCTGAGGCTGCTGAACGTGAAAACGTGAGTCTGAATCAATACGTTGTTTATCAATTAGCGCGAAGTGTTGGTGCAAGCACCCGTTCAACACGCTGA
- a CDS encoding type II toxin-antitoxin system HicA family toxin, which translates to MTQFEKLLERIRNNPKTVRFDELDRVLIRSGFRRRQPRSGSSHYTYIRGKQILVVPFHKPYVKQIYVERAIELLEGDDRT; encoded by the coding sequence GTGACCCAATTCGAGAAATTACTCGAACGGATTCGCAACAATCCCAAGACAGTTCGTTTTGATGAGCTTGACAGAGTGCTCATCCGTTCGGGGTTTCGCCGCCGTCAGCCTCGTAGCGGTTCCAGTCATTACACATATATTCGAGGAAAACAAATCTTGGTCGTTCCATTTCACAAGCCTTATGTCAAGCAGATTTATGTCGAACGCGCCATCGAACTGCTTGAAGGAGACGATCGAACATGA
- a CDS encoding ATP-binding protein encodes MHTLFWHDNILFLDNGTAYGVYRLPALPYENQPEAVKRSIYRQLEVFFQTYRGNGQILSIAVPIPAEEVTSRMAAFSKHPHWRAHMELVAEQLREHPSFERRTFLILPLASPLAAAWSQVLDRPDRIRERVADQFLRFWGYTKRKVARVGSPVLTRHDIEAAAHAELRTFNRLQAVISALMRATPHELELLHRAPYHRGLAPWPVVLPDPLPRTVTIEGGEVVIRPRPLRLALASASVREDTFRIRVEHSDKRVSYQSVMAAASLPERLETIGDEWLYLPLEKLNFPVDACVHFEILSPQRAREIVYRRKKIVAAQGEEYAQAGDVPWDIYDGLEDAQALEAKLKAGMAFAVFHAFFAVAADSELEMLRREEQLKEKLQGAIQLVHPPGDALKIWQAFFPGQSGGVDKAWSIPADPTMLAASGALGTAQVGDQAGMWFAKMAHSGRPVWVDWFRAMRELNRSGAAAFVGTLGSGKSVGMKYGADTMLQWGAIGAITDPKQGEYGALVGLWPKESVWWTFGAGSDLRFSPFRLGRDARESRLIAEGFLGVLLNVTTRREDQRASLVLQRALAALYEGEKWDMDHFLLCLDAERRDEQRREEERDIADLFLGLLEHYRDGETGRALFGKDGEDNVMDDRARLVVASIMGLEFPDPGSVPDAWRDSQRFAVAILYLVTQIAFRRLVMAPQSVKKFFAVDEAWILRSVPEGRALLNRMLLLGRSMNLVLMMAVQNPDVLLPREGSENDDVSASLGWCFVGRITSRTQVQHAVRLLGLPLEDEGDLNHYVEVFQAFEKGRGFLRDPLGRIGEVQIDVVDEGLLRAFSTTPE; translated from the coding sequence ATGCACACGCTCTTTTGGCACGACAACATTCTGTTTCTCGACAACGGGACCGCGTACGGCGTGTACCGTCTGCCTGCGTTGCCATACGAGAACCAGCCGGAAGCCGTCAAGCGCAGCATATATCGCCAGCTTGAGGTGTTCTTCCAGACGTACCGTGGCAACGGCCAGATCCTGAGCATTGCCGTGCCGATCCCGGCGGAAGAAGTGACTTCGCGCATGGCGGCCTTCAGCAAGCACCCACATTGGCGTGCACACATGGAGCTGGTGGCGGAGCAACTACGTGAACATCCTTCGTTTGAGCGCCGGACGTTCCTCATCCTGCCACTGGCTTCGCCGCTTGCCGCGGCCTGGAGCCAGGTCCTTGACCGCCCTGATCGGATTCGGGAGCGGGTCGCCGATCAGTTCCTGCGATTCTGGGGTTACACCAAACGCAAGGTGGCACGGGTGGGGTCTCCCGTGTTGACCAGACACGACATCGAGGCGGCGGCGCACGCTGAACTGCGCACGTTCAACCGCCTGCAGGCAGTCATCTCGGCGCTTATGAGAGCCACGCCGCACGAGCTGGAACTGCTGCACCGCGCTCCGTACCATCGCGGTCTGGCGCCCTGGCCGGTTGTGTTGCCGGACCCGTTGCCGCGAACGGTGACCATCGAGGGCGGCGAAGTGGTCATTCGTCCACGGCCGCTGCGCCTGGCGCTCGCCTCGGCGTCGGTGCGAGAGGACACGTTCCGGATTCGGGTGGAGCACAGTGACAAGCGGGTGTCATACCAGTCGGTGATGGCCGCGGCGAGCCTGCCGGAGCGGCTGGAGACCATTGGCGACGAGTGGCTGTACTTGCCGCTGGAGAAGTTGAACTTCCCGGTCGACGCCTGTGTGCACTTCGAGATCCTCTCGCCGCAGCGCGCCAGGGAGATTGTGTACCGGCGTAAGAAGATCGTCGCCGCCCAGGGCGAGGAGTACGCGCAGGCGGGAGACGTCCCGTGGGACATCTACGACGGGCTAGAAGACGCGCAGGCGCTGGAAGCCAAACTGAAAGCGGGCATGGCGTTCGCGGTGTTCCACGCGTTTTTCGCCGTGGCGGCGGACAGCGAACTAGAGATGCTGCGCCGGGAGGAGCAGTTGAAGGAGAAGTTGCAGGGGGCCATTCAGCTTGTGCACCCGCCGGGGGACGCCTTGAAAATCTGGCAGGCGTTCTTTCCGGGACAGTCCGGGGGCGTGGACAAGGCATGGTCGATCCCGGCGGACCCGACGATGCTTGCGGCCTCAGGCGCCTTGGGCACGGCGCAGGTGGGCGACCAGGCGGGGATGTGGTTTGCCAAGATGGCCCATAGCGGCAGGCCGGTATGGGTGGACTGGTTTCGAGCCATGCGGGAGCTGAACCGCAGCGGCGCCGCGGCGTTCGTCGGGACGCTTGGTTCGGGCAAGTCGGTCGGGATGAAGTACGGCGCTGATACGATGCTGCAGTGGGGTGCCATTGGCGCGATCACGGACCCGAAGCAAGGCGAGTATGGGGCACTCGTTGGGCTTTGGCCGAAGGAAAGCGTGTGGTGGACGTTTGGCGCGGGAAGCGACCTGCGCTTCTCGCCGTTCCGGCTTGGGCGCGACGCAAGGGAATCCAGGCTCATCGCGGAAGGGTTCCTGGGCGTGTTGCTCAACGTGACGACTCGGCGCGAGGACCAGCGGGCATCGCTCGTGCTGCAGCGGGCCTTGGCGGCGCTGTACGAGGGCGAGAAGTGGGACATGGATCACTTCCTTCTATGCCTTGACGCCGAGCGGAGGGATGAACAGCGCCGGGAGGAGGAACGGGATATTGCGGACCTGTTCCTGGGCCTGCTGGAGCATTATCGTGACGGGGAAACGGGACGGGCACTGTTTGGCAAGGACGGCGAGGACAATGTAATGGACGACCGGGCGCGGTTGGTGGTGGCATCCATCATGGGGCTGGAATTCCCGGATCCGGGAAGCGTGCCGGACGCGTGGCGAGATTCGCAGCGGTTCGCGGTGGCGATTCTGTACCTGGTGACGCAGATCGCGTTCCGGCGCTTGGTGATGGCACCGCAATCAGTGAAGAAGTTCTTCGCGGTGGACGAGGCGTGGATTCTGCGCTCGGTCCCGGAAGGCCGGGCGCTGCTCAACCGCATGTTGCTGCTTGGTCGGTCGATGAACCTGGTCCTGATGATGGCGGTACAGAACCCGGACGTGCTGCTGCCGAGGGAAGGGTCGGAGAATGACGATGTGTCGGCGAGTCTTGGGTGGTGCTTCGTGGGGCGGATCACGTCGCGTACCCAGGTGCAGCACGCGGTCCGGCTGCTCGGTCTGCCGCTGGAGGACGAGGGGGATCTGAACCACTACGTCGAGGTGTTCCAGGCGTTTGAGAAGGGTAGGGGCTTCCTCCGCGACCCGCTGGGGCGGATTGGAGAGGTGCAGATCGATGTGGTGGATGAGGGGCTGTTGAGGGCGTTCAGCACGACACCGGAATGA
- a CDS encoding metallophosphoesterase family protein, producing MPLKVLDLTELATGKQVWIVGDIHGYYGLFQRLLELIGYSPDTHLIVTVGDMVDRGEDSPAVVRWFQENGYAVRGNHEDMWLEIRFWAEGLPYDDGGRLNPAWLQWTRKQSFVKNGMARTLRQFLESGMSANEWLDYFAELPYAIIIGDYLIVHAGVDPHRPFSEQTFQHLTWIRHGFVDYRGLIPPEARLGKRVVCGHCETFWFAEPGKPVIRPDRVHIDIGTANGLALAAFCLNTEEVVMVDAPGKNEVLGRLRPLSAI from the coding sequence TTGCCCTTAAAGGTACTGGATCTAACAGAGTTGGCGACGGGAAAACAGGTCTGGATTGTGGGAGACATTCACGGGTACTACGGGCTGTTCCAGCGCTTGCTAGAACTTATCGGTTACAGTCCTGATACGCACTTGATCGTAACCGTCGGCGACATGGTTGACCGCGGTGAAGATTCTCCGGCTGTGGTGCGATGGTTCCAAGAGAACGGATACGCGGTTCGAGGCAATCACGAGGACATGTGGCTGGAGATCCGCTTCTGGGCCGAGGGCCTTCCATATGACGACGGTGGTAGGCTGAACCCCGCTTGGTTGCAATGGACGCGAAAACAATCGTTTGTGAAAAACGGCATGGCAAGGACGTTGCGGCAGTTTCTTGAATCGGGGATGTCGGCCAATGAATGGCTTGATTACTTTGCTGAGCTGCCGTACGCCATCATCATCGGAGACTATCTGATTGTGCACGCAGGTGTCGATCCGCACCGGCCATTCTCTGAACAAACCTTCCAGCACTTGACGTGGATTAGACATGGTTTCGTTGATTACAGGGGTCTCATTCCGCCGGAAGCGCGCCTGGGCAAGCGGGTTGTGTGCGGCCATTGCGAAACGTTCTGGTTTGCGGAGCCGGGCAAGCCGGTCATACGACCGGATCGGGTACACATCGACATAGGCACGGCGAACGGATTGGCGTTGGCGGCGTTCTGCCTCAACACCGAGGAAGTCGTGATGGTGGACGCGCCAGGAAAGAATGAGGTGTTGGGAAGGCTTCGACCACTATCCGCCATATAA
- a CDS encoding gamma-glutamylcyclotransferase family protein has translation MNSNHVVFVYGTLRKGQSNRRVMKPHLVRELGEGVIQGEMYDLGAYPAVSLNGGGIVVGEWVEVTDDGLAALDKLEGYPRFYGRTVVKDLNGAAEGWVYHMTGRIPAGVPRVESGDWVAWLRARKEVRV, from the coding sequence ATGAATTCCAATCATGTCGTATTCGTGTACGGAACTTTGCGAAAGGGCCAGAGCAACCGCCGGGTGATGAAACCCCATCTGGTGCGCGAGTTGGGTGAGGGAGTCATCCAGGGAGAGATGTACGATCTCGGTGCGTACCCGGCTGTGTCTCTCAACGGAGGAGGCATAGTGGTCGGCGAATGGGTCGAGGTGACGGACGACGGACTCGCCGCGCTGGACAAGCTGGAGGGTTATCCGCGATTCTACGGCCGAACTGTCGTGAAGGATTTAAACGGCGCGGCGGAAGGCTGGGTTTATCACATGACGGGCCGCATTCCGGCCGGCGTTCCGCGCGTTGAAAGCGGGGACTGGGTGGCCTGGCTGCGGGCGCGGAAGGAGGTGCGGGTATGA
- a CDS encoding ribonuclease H family protein yields MRVFTDASYDEKAKVARLGVFAMDGLRTERTGLLLQQTPDSTLAELLAVLTAIHVANDRQWKVESICLDSQSIVGLIQRNEMSSLCARLPNNIRMDVQLLPVIHRLVPIEHVPRQQNVSAHALSREPVVQAAVFSEYLNSLSAGQPCLRFLLQQGELSEDKPTQAGVFLQPTAFGFFLAHETYAVDAIHRQCTCPEFAASGKCADVEAAVQAMKDAVAMAEAERSAVH; encoded by the coding sequence ATGCGGGTGTTTACGGACGCCTCTTACGACGAGAAGGCAAAAGTCGCGCGCCTGGGCGTGTTCGCTATGGATGGGTTGAGGACGGAGCGCACAGGGTTGTTGCTTCAGCAGACGCCGGATTCTACACTTGCGGAGTTGTTGGCCGTGTTGACAGCAATCCATGTCGCCAACGACCGGCAGTGGAAGGTCGAATCCATCTGTTTGGACAGTCAAAGCATCGTCGGGCTCATCCAGCGCAATGAGATGTCTTCACTTTGTGCGCGGTTGCCAAACAACATTCGGATGGACGTGCAACTGTTGCCGGTGATCCATCGCTTGGTTCCGATTGAACACGTGCCAAGGCAGCAGAACGTCTCGGCGCATGCCCTGTCGCGCGAGCCGGTGGTACAGGCGGCAGTGTTTTCGGAGTACCTGAATTCGCTCAGCGCGGGCCAGCCGTGTCTCCGGTTTCTGCTGCAACAAGGCGAGCTGTCTGAGGACAAGCCCACGCAGGCGGGTGTCTTCTTGCAGCCGACGGCGTTTGGGTTCTTTTTGGCGCATGAGACATACGCGGTTGATGCGATTCATCGGCAATGCACATGTCCCGAGTTCGCAGCGTCCGGCAAGTGTGCGGACGTCGAGGCGGCTGTGCAGGCCATGAAGGACGCGGTGGCGATGGCGGAGGCTGAAAGGAGTGCCGTGCATTGA
- a CDS encoding transposase yields MRLARNANDIVAKHLTGAVPNGALDVIGIHDANVVRALPTEIPKVEVRQEFVDILFELDDGRLLHIEFQSTREPTLYRFAAYDLAIGEKHRRKVRTVVLYTGDVHDAPAELDVGTVRYQVENVYLNRMDGDAVLETVKRHLDTGDWTERDRVRLSFAFHMRFERRTLDEAFGEIVELVQRLPDREEQNYLAALILGFSARVLAPEQKERLREVLRMTDLLREFEEEFKDKWMQQGLQQGLQQGRKEGKREVAERMFRKGASVSDVVELTGLSEEEAEEIRRKVN; encoded by the coding sequence ATGAGACTGGCGAGAAACGCAAACGACATTGTTGCAAAGCATTTGACGGGTGCGGTGCCAAATGGCGCCCTGGATGTGATCGGCATCCACGACGCGAACGTGGTGCGCGCGCTGCCGACGGAGATCCCGAAGGTCGAGGTGCGGCAGGAGTTCGTCGACATTCTGTTCGAGCTTGACGACGGCCGCCTGCTGCACATTGAGTTTCAGTCCACCCGCGAGCCCACGTTGTACCGGTTCGCTGCATATGACCTAGCGATTGGCGAGAAGCACCGACGCAAGGTGCGAACCGTTGTCTTGTACACGGGCGATGTTCATGATGCTCCAGCCGAACTGGATGTCGGGACGGTTCGGTATCAGGTTGAGAACGTCTATTTGAACCGGATGGACGGCGATGCCGTGCTGGAGACAGTCAAACGGCACTTGGACACCGGCGATTGGACGGAGCGGGATCGGGTCCGGTTGTCGTTTGCGTTCCACATGCGGTTCGAGCGCCGGACGCTGGACGAGGCGTTCGGGGAGATTGTGGAGTTGGTGCAGCGTCTGCCGGATCGGGAGGAGCAGAATTACCTGGCGGCGCTGATCCTTGGATTCAGCGCGCGGGTTCTGGCGCCGGAGCAGAAGGAACGGCTGAGGGAGGTGTTGAGGATGACGGATCTGCTGCGGGAGTTTGAAGAGGAGTTCAAGGACAAGTGGATGCAGCAAGGGTTGCAGCAGGGATTGCAGCAAGGACGGAAAGAAGGCAAGCGGGAAGTAGCCGAGCGGATGTTCCGCAAAGGCGCATCCGTTTCCGACGTGGTGGAGTTAACGGGGCTGTCGGAGGAAGAGGCGGAGGAGATTCGTCGGAAGGTGAATTGA
- a CDS encoding site-2 protease family protein has product MLSGLKGLVVGLFCLEWNLLPHMRQGWLAVTVSLPFIWHAQILIHELGHYVFRRLFGVPTRRMVIGSGPLMFRIKGFEVRWIPSGGEVTPEIYCFDIPVKRKIWVYRGGVLANAVTMLLWLKNPVWLTLNLAVIWANTRVEVFPEKQTMTDGAWIALLGGRFRLPGGFDPCAKREENKHVPSSVR; this is encoded by the coding sequence ATGTTGAGCGGGCTGAAGGGATTGGTGGTCGGGCTGTTTTGCTTGGAATGGAACCTGCTGCCTCACATGCGGCAAGGATGGTTAGCGGTTACGGTGTCGCTGCCGTTTATTTGGCATGCCCAGATCCTGATTCACGAACTCGGACACTACGTGTTTCGACGGCTGTTTGGCGTGCCGACGAGGCGGATGGTAATCGGGTCGGGGCCGCTGATGTTTCGGATCAAAGGCTTCGAGGTTCGGTGGATTCCGTCCGGCGGGGAAGTCACTCCGGAGATCTACTGCTTTGACATTCCGGTCAAGAGAAAGATTTGGGTGTACCGGGGCGGGGTTCTGGCGAACGCTGTGACGATGCTGCTGTGGCTCAAGAATCCGGTCTGGTTGACGCTGAATCTGGCAGTGATTTGGGCGAATACCCGAGTGGAGGTCTTTCCTGAGAAGCAAACGATGACGGACGGCGCATGGATCGCGCTGCTTGGCGGCAGGTTTAGGCTGCCGGGAGGATTCGATCCGTGCGCGAAACGGGAGGAAAACAAACATGTACCAAGTAGCGTTCGCTAA